From the genome of Salvia splendens isolate huo1 chromosome 7, SspV2, whole genome shotgun sequence:
CACAAATGTACATATGTTTGCATCCgtgttattaataaaaaaatgtttatatctataatatatttttaaaaaattatggtAAATGTTTAGTGATCTTTAGATCGACAAGCCTAcattaaaatatatagaaaatctGAAATTCAGCGATTTAGGCGGCCATTCTTAATACCAGCAATTAAATAAAGGTAAGATTAGATACGATACTAACCCAAAAGCAAGCCATAGGTTACTCAACAATGTTTACATGAATCTAATAATCAACGTTgaataattgaatttaattgcCAATTAGGTAGCTGTACAAGGTTAGATTACGTCACCAAAATGCAATAGGATACTAGTAccagtactattattttaaaattatagtcGTAGTATATTATATCAACATATGACCTAGCAATATAAATTGTAGCGGCAAACATGTGGATCGTTTTagtgtatattttaatttaatgttatGTTGAAAATACTTTAATAAATTAGTGTAGTGCTTAATGTTTCTTTGAATTTATAGCAATTAaaattagggctggcaatttttgacacgacacgaaccggcacgaaaataatgggtttgggtcagagcttattgggttcgtgtccttatcgggtcgacccgttaaggacacgaaaatttcgtgtcgtgttcgtgtcgggttcgtgttatccgttaacaatacgtgttcgtgtcgtgttcgtgtcgtgttcgtgttatccgttaacaaataatattttaatattattaattcttattattttcatttttaataggtttaaccgttatcaggtcgtgttgttatcgagtcgttatcgtgtcatctcgtgtacgtgttgttatcgtgtcgtgttgacccgaattggttcgtgtcgttaatgggttcgtgtcgtgttcatgtcgtgttcgtgtctgagggtttcatgtcgtgttcgtgtttgaggttttcttaacgggtcgtgttcgtgtttgttgttatcgtgttcgtgtcgttatcgtgtcgacacgataacgacccgacacgcacgatttgccacctcTATTAAAATAGTGGTACAAACGTGCAAACAGCTGTTGTTAGCTGCTAGCGGCACTAAAGTGAAAGGTTTCCACAAGTATCGAACTAAATTACATCTCACAATCTCGATGTTCCCTCTTAAAGGCACGTGGTATGGATAAACTTAAAGCAACTTCAATTATTTATCATACTATAATGTTTGATTaaaggtctttattttagtactagtaactatgataatataattattttgagTGGAATGTGGTTTCACTATCATACGCGGATTAGAAGTaaaaaaaaaccataaaaaTGTTCAAAGTTCAAACTATATTTGTGGTcccataaattaaatattttgaagtACAAATGAGCAAACTATTAAGATTGTTAACAAACATGGCGTGAGTTACGTTTCAATCGCATAACAAGGACATGTAATTAATCGTTTTGTCGGTTACGACACTAATGCATTACAACCACCAAAAGTAAGTccctaaaaagtaaaaataatggTGTTGAACAACCTCAAATATAATGGATTTATTGTTTATTGCAGCaaaaaaggcgattccgtcgccttagcggcccccacactccggcccgacatcatgtgagggggttcaatcagggtacgcagtagtctgttaagggggaggccctaacccactggctgccagaagcccatctcccaaggcctcacacttgtgcctgagagatggaagcaactataCGATAGCagtgggattcgaacccagatctgcccctccgttgctaactgcgctacgcccctgcgggctGGATTTATTGTTTATTCTTACTATCAAACGATGGATCACtaccaaaattttgaaaactaatcACCCAATAAAATCAGCCACCTACAATAAAAATATCCGACAATGAGATAAGTACTAATCAAACTGACTTCTCTGCtcttattagttattactattaaaaaatgaatatgatttgtatttacaatatttcCAAGTTTTTCATAAAATCGACAATTCTTGTAATTGTTTAAATTACATTGCTATACAATTTGCACAAAATTGACAAATTTGTAAATTCTTGCGACGGTGTAATTTACATTATTGTAAGAATTTACAATTTAATACGTATGATTCATGTAAATTATGTGAGGATATTTTAAAACCAAAAATGGTAGTATTTCTATACTATCATACTCATAATTCATAAatacctttctttctttttatattttgatatgACTAAAATAGGGTATTGTGTCAAACTTAAGGGGGACgcattaattattttaacatgTCATTCATAAAATAAAGGAACATTGAGAGAGCTCTTTGATTGGATTCAAACCTCCTCCCAATATAATTATGATGTCTTTGcctagtgtttttttttatcaaaaacaCAAGACTAAAAAACATAGCTCAAGATTTGAATAGAAACGAAATGCTGAGTGTTAAATACTGATAATGCCACTTTATAGGTCTTCTTTACCTGTTAATCAAGCATGATCTATTTGCATCACCAGCACACAACCCTTAAAACTTGAGACTTCTATGATGGTGTCCAgatatgattaaaaaaaacaattacttACTAAACTTCTGTTGTGTGTATATGtacaatataataaaatatcaattttttcaaaaataaataagaactCAACCCCACTAATATTTTATCATCCTTATAATCAGAAATAGTTGGGAGTTACAATATGTCCAAAACTGAATAATCATTGAATTCTGACTAGCAAGCTATAGATTCTGATCTCATTTACCATCTATAGCTTACAGCTCATATATTTGATATATACCACTGCACATAATTACAGAGGAGCTCGACAAAGTGAAGTAAAAGCACTAAATCTGCCACAGCTCACTGCAAAAAGGCCCCATGTATATCCAAGAATTCTTGTGAATGGACAAACGACCTAACTACAATTATTCTGTTCCTTCTTCCAACTGAATATACACTATGTTTGTTGAAGAACCAGGTTCAGTTGTTGTGCATATCTTGCTAGGACACCCCCTCTCCTACACCAAAGAGATAGACAACCAGTTATGCTAAATCAACGACACAAACTATAACAAACTGTAGAGACCACAAGTTCAAGACTGGGATACTCACTTCACAAGTTCTGGAAGCATGTTCTGTACATTCTGCAGATGCGATGAGCACTGTCTGCAACATTCAAGTCTGCAAGCAGAGACATCAATAGCTAAGCAATCCAGTACAACTTAATCCAATTTGATTAATAATGGGATGAGTGTGATAATATGAGGAGAAtctaagaaaaaataaaataggctACGCTACCTCTCCTCTGCTTGAAGATCAACGCCGACCGAACGACGTGCTGAAACTGTGGTACGAACTACTGTGCCAAAGACTGCTACAAGCTTTAAAAGCATTTCCAACGAGAGACTAGCATGCCTACAAATGAACATGGTTATGGGTTTTCTACCAAAAGAGAAATTTCACTGCAGAAGATGACCTTCTAACTAAGTCAACATTCGCTGCTCCATATATGATAAATTTGGTTATAGAAACTCCAGCAGGGTCGGGTCTTTCATTCTCCTTGCCAGTAGAGAAAAATATTGACCAATGTTGCATATAAAAGTTACCTTTCTGCTTTGCTTTCCAATAATCCTAAAAGCACAGGAAGCAAGCTTGAAAATAGTTCCAATGTAATAACCTCCATTCTCTCAATCAGAACACCAACTACATCTGCCTGGACCTGCACGAGTAATAtaattttcagaaaaaaaaagcacAAACAACACTGAAATTAGTTTGCACTGCAGCAACAAATATCCTCATAATTCCTCTAAATGAAAATAAAGAACTGACCGAATGGTCAGGCAGTCTCTTCAAAGCATTTATAGCACCCTTAACATCATTCCTTTCCCAAAAATGTCGAACCACCTGCAGCAGGGAAATTACAGTACTCAATGAGAAAGCTCAGCCCAGGAAAACATGTACTGAAGGGGCTTAAATAGAAAAATACAAAGAGGATAGTGATAATATCATGCaaaaagaagaacaagaagaaacaTAGTATAACCACTGAAACATTGGCAACCCCTAGGATAAGCTGCTTACTAAGAGAACTCGCGATCCCAACAAATAATAAACAGCAAGCAACAAAATAGTGAATTTGAGTGGAGTTATACATTAAGGATTATTTTCAGAACTACCTGCAGCTTTGTCAGCCTTGACCGAAATGTGCTCAATAGTACATCATGACTCTGCATAAGATTCTCGAGGACAATATTATCATCCAAAGTAGGTTGCACTCTCACGTCAATTTTCGGGTCAGTAATCTGCAACATAGGGAAATCATTAgtctaatataaatttttaaacagCATTATCAAGGACAAGATAAAATCCCCTAGTTTATGCTTGAGTCTGCCATATCAGGGAGCAAACACAAGTAAAAGCAAAAAAGCTTGGAACTAAAAATTTACTGTCAAAGTAAAGAACACTAAGAATTTTGAGGTTATAAGTTGCTCAGTTAAAGATTTTAATACAAGAAGAGTATACTGAATCAGTGGTTAAAACTTTATGAAGAATTATGACGTGGTAAATTTCTGTTGCTCATTCATTATAAACTGATACTGCGCGTCTCTAACCACTGTCAGTGTATTACAGGACTTTAAATGTAGAACTTGCTCTAAATATCCAGAACACGCCACATCTTTCAGAGATAAAAGTAAAAATCGCCTAAAATTTACCATTCGGGTTACATAAGATCCACAGAAAGGAGACAATTTTACCTGGGGGGAGGGAGTTTCCGCAGGCTCGATAGCAGCACCACCACAAGTCCTATCAGGGGTGCAAATGTCATCCACATCAATTTTTTCCTTTCCCTCAAACCTCTCAACCAAACTTCGTGTCCTTCCATGCACAACTGCCACTGTCAGTGGATAGTACAAATATAAGTAAAAGATTATGCTATTATCTTTTCCGAGAAGTAGTAATTTAAATAGCAACCTCCATTGATAACTTTAATGGAACTCGCCCCTTTGCAGGAATCGAGAGCCTGATCAcctaaataaatcaaaacaaatttGAGCTGAGGATTACAAATCGCCAAAGTCCGAATAGAAGTACTTCACTACACAATAATTAGTTGCTGGAGATTGAAAAACTATAAGCATGACAGGAAACCAACATCCTAACTTAGTCGATGTGCTAAAATAGGGCTGACAATGTTACCGTAAGCAGATAACTATGTTAAGAAAGATGCAGCAGATATCAGAGCTCTGATTTATCACACACACTATCTGAGAATAAGTTTTAAATTATGATTGTTTCTAACTGGAACCAAAATCTATAAATACAGCTGTACAAATGGCATAGAAGTGGAAACTTGTAGCATGTGTTACTTTTGTAATCTTTGTACTCCCCTTGAAGCAAGCGGACTGATTAAAATTAAGTTCTCTTCTTTGACTTTACCAGCATATGGAGAGACACGGGTCAAGTTTCCCCATAACACCAGATGCACATATTGCAATACAAATAGATTTATGGGCTGTAATAATAGAATGATAACAGTCTTAAGGAGGCATGGATGAGAGCATATAAAGAAATAGAATGAAGAACTCTACATACTTGATGTGGTGGCTGGCAGCGAAGTTCTGTCAGGCTTTTCGACAACAGTATCATTATTTGATTCTTTCCCCTCAGAAAAGTCCTTCGAATTTGCATCAGGGAACAGCCTATTACGAATATTTAGATCCTTTCTACTAACAACAGGTTTTCTCACATTATCAGAGGGCAGAGATTCAATGGCCACTGACATTCTTTCCATATCTAACCTACTGCTTGACTGCCTCCGTGCGTGAGATGATCTAGAATTCATGCCACTGCTGGCCTTAGCCAACCCAATGGATTCCCTTCTAGACCCAATTGAATCTTTTCCAGTGTTATCTCGGGGTATTATGCTTGGCATGATAATAGATCTATTAACGGACGGCACATTAACTTTTGCTGACAAGCTAGCTGCAGGACCACGCTTCTGGGTTCCAATAGTGCTGATTTTCTTGGGTTCAGATGGAGGCAAAGTTTCTGGTGGACTGTGCTTCTGAATCTTAACGTTGCTGATTTCCATGGAATCTGATGGAGGCGAACTTGCTCTAGGATTCGGCTTCTGCACTCCAATTTTGCTGATTTGACTGGAATCAGATGTCTGTACAACCTTAGGAACTTCAACTGTTTCAGCTGTCTTGGAACTGATGGAATTCACACCTGCAGCTTAAAAGGGTCAACCATTGACTTTATTGCCAATAAGTTAAGAGAGTTCCTGATGGATGGAGAGAGTACACAAACACATAATAAAACTTACGGTCAACATAAATAGTTTTGATGTCCTTAGACTCGCTATCTGGCACTGTAGACTTAAGATTGGACTTTGACTTTACACGGCTTTCTTCCTTCTCCAAAGGACTTACCTCACTCTCATGTTTCAGCTCAGAGTGGTCATACTGCTCTTGAGCAAATCTTGTACCATAAGGCTCCACAAGCTGATGCACAAGTGGCATTTCATTATTGTTATGGAATGAAATATTGGGGTTCTAAATATACAAACAGGAGATTAAAGACAACTAAATAATAGAAATAACTGGCAAATACCGAAACATCTGCTATCCAAACTGCAACCGTATTTTCATGATATGCACCGCCTAAAAGTTTCCCATCATCGATGCAAAGATCGCCAAGTGTTGACCATCCCATATCAACTGAATCATGGCAAACTACAGGCTCCCACGAGTAAACCTGCAGTTGAAGAGAAATACCATCTTAACGATTGTTTTTCTAAAAGAACAAGTCAATAATGAATGAGCCAAAACCATACCTTTAAGCTATCATCAAGTCCACAAAAAAGTGTTCTACCATCAGGGTGAAATGCAATAGATCTCACTCCTGCAGCCTGAGGGAAGATGAAACAAATTGACCATGCATGATATAACTAACATTTTTCAGAACTATGTTCAGATAGAAATGATCACATAAGTAACTTGTAGTATATCAGAAAACAAACTTGGTTTCaacttctttttatttttcttccaaATTCTGGACACTAGATACAGAATAGTAAAACAGAAACATGACAAGAGAAGATTAATACCCCCCCCCCCGTCCCTCGCTAAGTGAGGCGCTTCTTTTCGCGCATGTTTTGGGAAAGTATAAGTAGTtgaagtggagaaaaagtaaagtaagagagtccactttaactatttattagtccctccgtcccacgttatttgatccattttttttgcactcgttttggaaaaatgataataaatagttaaagtggagagagaataacAACTACtgtactattttttttgtatatccCAATATCTATGGCGTTCTGGTATCTGGGCCAGATAGCAGTACAGCAAGGCGCAAGCTCGTGGTTATTATAAATTCATTTTATTCATCTTTCTTGTTTCTACTTTATTGTGATGGGAAGAGAACATTGCTAACAGGCAGATTTAAACATTCTTTGCTGTGAACAAAATAATGAGGACAAGTTTAACTACCTCACGCCTGGCAGATCCAATCATCTCAAATGTTTCCAGATCCCAGAATTTCACTGTTTTGTCTGCTGAACCTGGATTTATAATTATTATGTTACTCCACTACTTAAAATAAAGAAGTATGAAACAGAACATTGGCAGCTAAAGAAAATCATAGGTATATCTGTACCTGTTGCTAAAAGAAACTCAAGCGGATGGAATTCTATTGTACGAATATGTCCTTCATGAAACTTGAAATCATGCAAAAGCTTTCCAGCAGTCAGGTCCCACACCTTTACAGTAGAAATTGGTTTTAGAACCAAACAACACAAATTAGAATTATTCTCTAAATTTCACTTTCCAAAAATCCTCAAAGCAATACCTTTACAACATTATCGAATCCACCAGACACTACCCAGCGGCCATCGGGAGTGAATCTTATTGTACTAATCCCTCGAGTATGCCCCTTATATGTGTGGATGCACCCTTTCTTTCTAATATCCCATATCTTCAGATTAGTATCCATGGAACCAGATGCAAAAAACTCACCAAATGGGTGAAACTCAACGGCAGTACAATAGGATCTGTGCCCGGTAAGAGTGCGAACCACTACATTTTAAGATCACAAACCACATCAAGAGTGATACCACACTGGATTAATTCATAAGCATGGGGCAGACCAAACACAGACAGTTTACATACATCAAACAGTGAAATAAAATGTCCAATTTAACATACAGCAGCACTCAACTCTATAAGCAACAAATACTAAATCCCACTTAATGACATACAAATGTATAGTCAGTACTCAGTCATCAAATTCCATATTGAAAAGTCTGGCTATGAAACTAACTTAAAAATTAGAACTGTTTCAGTTTCAAATCCAAATTGCATAGGACATCACAAAAAGTGTACACTAACTTTTAGTTTCTTCCAGATCCCACAATTTTATGGCCCCCGAAGACGATCCAGCTACCACTAAAACTTCCGCTGAATCAAAGGCTGCAGACTCAACCGGACTAGTGTGACCACACAGGCTCTGCATCATCAACAGGTAGGCATAATGAGTTAAACTAAAAAGAGTATGAGAGTTTAAGCAGTATATtcccaagaagaagaaaaactaGTTTTAGGAGATGCAGCAGTTTGCCTTTTTAAGGATATCATAATTGTCAATTGAATCTATAGCAAGATATACAGAGAACATATTACATCTGCCACTCAAATACCATCATAACAGAAATTATAAcatcataaaaaaaacaatgcAACTAATTAAAATAGCAGGCAAGAGTGATTCTGGAGCTAGAAACAAGCATGCTGCTCTGTCAATGCAAACTTATGTTTATGGCACTCCCAAGTACTGCTGCAAAAGTGGCTGCCAAAATTACATACCCGCAGGTAAACTGGGAATAAGCTACCTGTGTCATTTATCGAGGAATCTCAGTTTCCTCTAATCATCAAACTAGTGCATTTACTTGAATACATACAGAGAAGTATAAAGCTGGCATATATTAGGAAAATAACTCAGTCTCAATTGGGAAAAAACGGAGTCGCAGCGTTCATTAGGCGAATTTTCATGAAACACGTGTCTAGAATATCGCCAAATCAGTTAGTGCCATATGTTAACTAACCATTAGAGATGTCGGTTTGCCAACAGACCAAAGATTCACTTTCTGATCATCTCCACCTGTAATAAATACGCGGCAATTCTTTTTCCCAAAGCTCAAACAATTTACATTCCCAGCGTGTGCAACAAATTCCTCTAGATTATATACAGTCAAGAAAGGACAATATACCACATGAAAATTATAGATGCAACTCatcacttaaacacctcaaaaGCAAGTTGAAAGAATTATTATACTTCATAGTTGGTTCATACCGGATCCACCAAAATAAAATCCAGAAAATATAGGTTACTCAAGTCATATCCAATGAATTCTCAATCTAGCTATCCCTCCCAAATCACAtccaaattaatattgaaaTTACAAAATTCAGAATTTTGATTCAATTCCAGAAAATAAGCGAAAACGAAAATAATATTATAGCAGGAgagattataattaattataataatgaaGACCACAGTAACAACTGAGTAAGCTTTCAACTCCTTGGTCATGTTCTCGACTAGTCTCTCTTAACTTAATCGCCttgaaccaaaaaaaaaaaacaatgccGAATCAACTCAGATCACTAAATCGCTAATTGAAACCCTAACCTAAGATTCCATAACCTCGCATTCAGCTCCACCGACATGCGCATCCAAATCCGCATACAAACAAATGTAGACCAAGAAAAATGAAGATTCAAAAGGATACGCAGCTTATATCCGCGTTTCTCCATTTTCTACTCCAACTCCAAAGTCCGGTGCTCAGAATTTCGCCTCCAGCGCCGGCTCCCCgccgataaaccgatcaagttgCAGAGACAGAGAAAAAGAGCTTACAGCTTACAACTATACAGATGCTAATAGTTGTGCGTATAGACGACAAAATCTAGAGACAAAGATAAGGATAGATTTATAGAACGGTAACCGGAAAAGGGGGAagcagaaaaagaaaattttcagAGCAGAGGAGAGGAGGAGAGATTTCAATAGTGGAGACCAAGCAgaatcaattattattattttaataatttatttaaaacaatAGAAGTAATTTATACGGTCGTATAAATATAGCAATTTACGATTTCTTTATTTTCACCGACATGTTCGGTAAATACTGTAAATTCTTTTTACTGTGTCCTTCTACTGCTGTAAGAATCGAGTGAGCTTTTTTTACCGCGACAGGTATGATTACCAAATCTTTGTACTGAGAAACATGTCTtcgtttcatatttatttattttatgggACGAGAATTTTTGTTGATTTGTGTAGACATGCTAACCACTAAAATGAAAGGCAAACAATAGTGGCCAGGATATATTTGTACTTTCTTTATATTTAAATGACATTTAACTATGATACACACGTCTCCTTATTCCAAACATATATCGCCTCATTGccacacacacatacatcatTACATGAATGGAAGCGCTCTACTTATTATTTCTAGTATAATTCGTCAAAATTACCTAActaatacatatttttatttattgtttgatAAGATTATAATAATAGATCCAACTAATACATCGCTACAATAGTTTTACTCCAACTATTTATACCAAATTCAATTTTATACCATTTTTTGGTATAAGTCTCACAAAATTTTTGTAATAGcattatatttggtgttgttccataaaaaatcaaaagtAGATTTGGGTTTGATATATGATTGGGGGAGTTTTCTTTATCAAAAATAAGTTTGAATGTATGTTGGAGATGGCCTTTGTCCGATAAAAATGTAACCAAATTGATAACTGAAAATTGTATAATTATGAATCTTACGatgatagtattattttgtgaatgtgattgtatatatttatttgtataatgaTATTGTTGATAATatataatgatattattttatcatcaaaTTGATATCCAAATGCATCATTATGTGTATCCTTATTATAGATGGTTAAAACACATCAAGAGACTCTTGTATTTAATAGTATGttttgtttgattaggtcttctatAAATTTTAGGTTCTTATACCAATACATTTTGTTTCATTAGATTCTTTTATACTCctactttttttttggtttcaaCAGGTCCTATACTAATACATTTTGATTTAAAGAGgtttttatacttttaatttcaaatttatgaCACATGAAAttctt
Proteins encoded in this window:
- the LOC121742018 gene encoding katanin p80 WD40 repeat-containing subunit B1 homolog KTN80.2-like isoform X1 → MEKRGYKLQEFVAHAGNVNCLSFGKKNCRVFITGGDDQKVNLWSVGKPTSLMSLCGHTSPVESAAFDSAEVLVVAGSSSGAIKLWDLEETKMVRTLTGHRSYCTAVEFHPFGEFFASGSMDTNLKIWDIRKKGCIHTYKGHTRGISTIRFTPDGRWVVSGGFDNVVKVWDLTAGKLLHDFKFHEGHIRTIEFHPLEFLLATGSADKTVKFWDLETFEMIGSARREAAGVRSIAFHPDGRTLFCGLDDSLKVYSWEPVVCHDSVDMGWSTLGDLCIDDGKLLGGAYHENTVAVWIADVSLVEPYGTRFAQEQYDHSELKHESEVSPLEKEESRVKSKSNLKSTVPDSESKDIKTIYVDRVNSISSKTAETVEVPKVVQTSDSSQISKIGVQKPNPRASSPPSDSMEISNVKIQKHSPPETLPPSEPKKISTIGTQKRGPAASLSAKVNVPSVNRSIIMPSIIPRDNTGKDSIGSRRESIGLAKASSGMNSRSSHARRQSSSRLDMERMSVAIESLPSDNVRKPVVSRKDLNIRNRLFPDANSKDFSEGKESNNDTVVEKPDRTSLPATTSSDQALDSCKGASSIKVINGVAVVHGRTRSLVERFEGKEKIDVDDICTPDRTCGGAAIEPAETPSPQITDPKIDVRVQPTLDDNIVLENLMQSHDVLLSTFRSRLTKLQVVRHFWERNDVKGAINALKRLPDHSVQADVVGVLIERMEVITLELFSSLLPVLLGLLESKAERHASLSLEMLLKLVAVFGTVVRTTVSARRSVGVDLQAEERLECCRQCSSHLQNVQNMLPELVKRGGVLARYAQQLNLVLQQT
- the LOC121742018 gene encoding katanin p80 WD40 repeat-containing subunit B1 homolog KTN80.3-like isoform X2; this translates as MEKRGYKLQEFVAHAGNVNCLSFGKKNCRVFITGGDDQKVNLWSVGKPTSLMSLCGHTSPVESAAFDSAEVLVVAGSSSGAIKLWDLEETKMVRTLTGHRSYCTAVEFHPFGEFFASGSMDTNLKIWDIRKKGCIHTYKGHTRGISTIRFTPDGRWVVSGGFDNVVKVWDLTAGKLLHDFKFHEGHIRTIEFHPLEFLLATGSADKTVKFWDLETFEMIGSARREAAGVRSIAFHPDGRTLFCGLDDSLKVYSWEPVVCHDSVDMGWSTLGDLCIDDGKLLGGAYHENTVAVWIADVSLVEPYGTRFAQEQYDHSELKHESEVSPLEKEESRVKSKSNLKSTVPDSESKDIKTIYVDRVNSISSKTAETVEVPKVVQTSDSSQISKIGVQKPNPRASSPPSDSMEISNVKIQKHSPPETLPPSEPKKISTIGTQKRGPAASLSAKVNVPSVNRSIIMPSIIPRDNTGKDSIGSRRESIGLAKASSGMNSRSSHARRQSSSRLDMERMSVAIESLPSDNVRKPVVSRKDLNIRNRLFPDANSKDFSEGKESNNDTVVEKPDRTSLPATTSMAVVHGRTRSLVERFEGKEKIDVDDICTPDRTCGGAAIEPAETPSPQITDPKIDVRVQPTLDDNIVLENLMQSHDVLLSTFRSRLTKLQVVRHFWERNDVKGAINALKRLPDHSVQADVVGVLIERMEVITLELFSSLLPVLLGLLESKAERHASLSLEMLLKLVAVFGTVVRTTVSARRSVGVDLQAEERLECCRQCSSHLQNVQNMLPELVKRGGVLARYAQQLNLVLQQT